From a region of the Hippopotamus amphibius kiboko isolate mHipAmp2 chromosome 3, mHipAmp2.hap2, whole genome shotgun sequence genome:
- the GPHA2 gene encoding glycoprotein hormone alpha-2, with the protein MMANKNPESQLCVETSRRQEEQLNKPLSSWILEVMPMASPQTLLLCLLVLVVIDGQGRQAAIPGCHLHPFNVTVRSDRQGTCQGSHVAHACVGYCESSAFPSRYSVLVASGYQHNITSVSQCCTISSLRKVKVQLHCGGDRREELEIFTARACQCDMCRLSRY; encoded by the exons ATGATGGCGAATAAAAACCCGGAGAGCCAGCTCTGTGTGGAGACCAGCAGGAGGCAAGAGGAGCAACTCAACAAGCCACTCAGCTCCTGGATCTTGGAAGTG ATGCCCATGGCGTCCCCCCAaaccctgctcctctgcctgctggTCCTGGTGGTCATTGACGGCCAGGGTCGACAGGCAGCCATCCCAGGCTGCCACTTGCACC CCTTCAACGTGACAGTGCGAAGTGACCGCCAAGGCACCTGCCAGGGCTCCCACGTGGCACACGCCTGTGTGGGCTACTGCGAGTCCAGCGCCTTCCCTTCCCGTTACTCTGTGCTGGTGGCCAGTGGCTATCAACATAACATCACCTCTGTCTCTCAGTGCTGCACCATCAGCAGCCTGAGGAAG GTGAAGGTGCAGCTGCATTGTGGGGGGGACCGAAGGGAGGAGCTGGAGATCTTCACAGCCAGGGCCTGCCAGTGTGACATGTGTCGCCTCTCGCGCTACTAG